From Dermacentor albipictus isolate Rhodes 1998 colony chromosome 8, USDA_Dalb.pri_finalv2, whole genome shotgun sequence:
CAAGCAGTGAAATTAATTGTACCGAGGATTTAGAGGAGTAAAATGCTCAGACCCCATACACTTTGTCGATGTCTGTAGCGCAGCTCATCGCTTCCGCTGATGAAAAGACTATTCAAGAACAGCAGACCCTCTGGAGGTATCATGTaagacgccattttgaaaacgtcACCTGACGACTTTGTTTGCTCCTGTGATTGGTTAGCTGAGCAACACAACGCCGCGCGGTTCGTGTGCCTCGGTTGCCAAATGCTGTTTcttaaagttgtatccgactataatgaATCAGTCTTCAttacacacgctagttgagagaaagcgataagcGCAGTCATTGCTCCTAGCTTgcaaacttcacgcgttaccacgaatcgagccgagtttggtgctaggttagagccgtctcTTCAGTGGGTGCCGTCacgtttgttgacgcaaagcctttggggcagcttttggggcttcagctaaatcagtgaaataacGTGCCCGATGCGAAAGCCAAATGCAGATTCAGTCTCGAGCATGTGCACTgccttcgacgctatttctttgggtcCCGAAACGTTTGGggaccctattctaaaacttccTTTTAAGGTGGAAGCTTTAattggctcatacccccgatgaGTTTGAACATTCAACGCGTCGTCCGGTGTAATGGTAGAAAAagtgtcatcatcagcaatggctcaaacttccctaagcaagcaaaaaaatgcaatgtcttATCCCTCTCGTaacgcagaggctacaagcactcggcaaagtgaggCGTACAGTACGTATACattgtaatcacgcatacaacgcacATAAAAGCGTCGTCTAGTCgagtggcacaaaaaaaaaattggaggacgcttaagcttcgccttcaagagtgggacgcgacagcgttcccgtcgacccgccaaggggtataagacaatgcgctacggcacagcaatcacttacgatgcgccccgcatcggacttagcgcccacctatcacgcggtgaacgtcgagcaacgcagcgttcggcgcgacaacgaaacgtgcgcctgagcgaacgaaacgaacaaaagaactcggtgtctcggaggggaaacgatctacgccagccaaacgtcgtgatcggcacgggcagagagatagatagtaatctaaaccggaagcacggcgaagcgtcgtcaggggagagggagtcccgcgacgcgcctggcagcggtcccaatgcgcgcgcggcgcgcctcctgtcggggcagcgccgtacattgagaggagggggtcttctgtgtttgccgcaagatggctctgcgtgtgcggaaagcgcaaaagaaatgcagcggaaacgcacttcgcaactcgtgtaattgtgacttctgtacgttacatgttcataattaccgatatacaccgcagtataactttccacggctggtttcgaaggcaacaccgcattcactagaggcgcgtttgcaccgcttggaagcatcgaactctaACCTGTTGAAACATGGTTAGAAGAAAGGGGTTTATTTGTTCCGTGGGGTACTCATTGTTTGTTATGCAAAAaaccagagacaattgagcatGTGTTTTTAGATTGCTGGGGTGGAGTGTTCTTCTGGGACATCTTACAAAGAACCTTGAAAAAAGAGTTGCCATTAAGTCCGCACGGAATCCGTTATCTCACGGTCGAAAACGACGATGGTATGCCTTTCGATCTGGTTATGCtcctgggcctgcacagtatatggCGAACTCGGACTGCTGTACACAATGCGGATACTGACGCTAGACCGGTTCGCGAATATTTTTGCGAATCTGTgtcccattttgtcgaagtgcagaaggtgcagtcgtatgtaccagaatgggttccaagattagaaatgttgttgcagatgccgaaatactgatggcttgtagtcagcaaacagctgacggttctcggtactattatcttgttaatctgttcttctgatctcgtaaactctgtgaaaagcgaggcaataaaaaaaaaaaaaaactcgtggctgagtggtagcgtctctgtctcacactccggagacccgggttcgattcccaccgggccaatcttggaagttgctttttatttatgaagcgcctgccgtgatttatcgctcacggtcaacgccgccgacgccgacacccgacgccgacgacaccggcttttctgcgacacgagctccttaacgctatcgcgttaaaacacgtgaccttctcaatggctcatacccccgtaagcagggaaaaaaatgtgacggctcatacccccgtaaggctgagGCAGCAAGCGCTCacaaaagtgaagcgaacagtgcatacattcatttaaATCACCCAAACAACACACACCACAGCACATgtttcaatcccctgctgagaggacgcaacgtaaagtcgaagagaaaggTCGTcggcgcgagtctgaccccgctgTACGAGCGCGCTAAGCCGCAGCGAAGCGtacgaaaacgagccgaagaagccgaaccgCGAAAGCAGCAACACGGCCATGCCAAGTTTACCAAGTGAGCAGCAGGCCTTCGCCTTCacatgttacaggagtgtaacatacTGCTGAACGTTTTGCTTCCATTAGCTGTATTTTCCAataaaaatgtcactttggccgTCCACGCCCTGCACTGATCGCTCTTGCCcgtgtctttcgtcccttttgcGCCGTTTGAGAAATGAATTTTGATGAAATGACTTCAGAATGTCACAGCGAAAAACTGTATACACGATGTTCGCGTTGCGGCTTATCACACAGGGATTCTCTTTTTCGGCATTCGCGGCGGCGTCTGGTTTGCTTAGATTGTTAGCACCGAGATTGTTTTTCAGCACTCCCTTTGGTATATTACAGGGGGCGCACTAATGACTTTGCGCACCAATACATGCTGTGTACGTCTGCCGCCGAAGCACCACTTTCGGCGGTAACTACTTGTGCGTTTCGGAATACAGTTTTCAGAACACGGGATCGAAGTGAAATCTAAATTTCATCGCAGCGTATACAGTCAGAGGTACGTACCGAAAGGTAGAGTTGGTACTTCGCTGTACAATCATCGCATTCCTGACACACATTTCACACCGGGCGGTGAAGTCGCGAGAAAATGTTGAGTTATGCTCATTTTCCGGGCTCGGAAATATTCTGACATATTACGTTATATATATACggcatatatacgtatatatacgtTAGATAGCCCAACTCCGGTGTCACATGACCACTTCTGGTCAGCGAAACTTCATTTACGACTCACGCGACGATAACTGGACGAGGCTCCGCTGTGAGCCGGCCAACTTGGAATCGATTCATCGTCAAACTTTGCGCTAGTCCTTGTACATATTTCTTTGTCCCCGTTTGTCCAGCGCGAAGTTTGAGGACGATCGAGGCCCGTCCGCGTGCACTATCAGAGGCAGTGTCACCTAATTTGCCTTTTAGCCACACCAGAACCACAATAGTACGTGTTTATGTGTTTTGTTAGATTGCATTCATGAACTTCTCTTTTGGACTGCTTTTTGTTTTTGAGTTACGGCATTTCGCCGTGGATGGCCCCTGCAAATAACGACGAACAcgctcttctttatttcttcttttgtcCGTCTGGGCAGATGGTATGTCTCTGAGACAAAATACAACGACGGGCAGCATCGTGCTTACGTCACGCGCGGTTCGGCTCTGATTGGCCGCATTCGTCCACGACGTCACCAAGCGCGAGGAAGCGTCGGATCGCGATCCAGCAGTGCTCGTTGAGGTCGTCGAGCTGCGTGCGCCCGTCTtcccgtcgatgacacgtgacccTCTCCTTGACGACTCCTGCGAGTCGCATGAAATCGTGCAAGCCTTCGAAGGACCGGACTTCCTCTCGGAGAGCGGCCGCTGCCTCGTCCTCGCTGATGGACTGGATTTCGGCAAGTTCCTCCAGAAGAACACGGTGGCGCAGGACCCGCTCCAGCGCCGCCGCAGTGGTCCTGTCGAAAACGCGATACGTGCCGGCACACGTTTACGTCTAGTCGAAGTCGCTAAACTCAACACTTCTCCGCGATACAATAGCAGTGATAACATGTGTTATAGCGTGGTAGAGCCGATGCAGTCATACGAAGGATGTTGTTGGAGTAGCTCCTCTGCAAGGTTCGTAATGAAATGCTGTGCTCAGGATAAGACAAGATAAATAAAAATCGAAAGGTATATATATCGCCATCTTGTGGATACGCTGAGGCGTTATGCTTCAAAAAGTAGTAAACGCATCACTTCCTGAAGCACTTGATTAGCTTATCTCAGATCCCTTTAGCCCAACCGAGGATGAGGTCGCGACCTCATTAGGGCAGTTTCAAGAGATTGTTCACATTTGTTTCTAAGCAGCTGCTCCGCCGGCTAAAAGCGAATGCTATAAGCGACAGTGGATAAGCCAACGAGCAGTCTTAATAAGTACGGCGGGATTTTTCGGACATTGCAAGGTTAAAGGCAGATCTAAAAGAAATGATCAAAATTCAAGAAACGAATAAGAGCACGCGCCATTCTACCCGACACGAGTCTTGCGAGTATTTGTGTCGAAGTGCTGCAGTTTCATTACTGGTACTTACTTGTCAGGATTAGCTCCTGCGAGGAATTGCGACGCAGTGGCCACCAGGCGGGAGTTCCTCCGGGCCGTGTCCCAAATGGCAAACGAGTCCTTGTTCATGTAGCCAGGAACTTCGACTTCTATGAGGCTGTAGTTGCGACATATGCCGTCGGACAAGCGACTCACGAACGACGCCCAGTTCCAGCCCCTTCGTACCGAAACGGAGAACCTTCGTATATTTTCGCTGTGGTTGACCACATCAGCCATGCGCTTAGAGTCGTCCTCAGACATGCATGTGGCGCTCACGTACAGCTCTGCTAAGCTGCTGTTCCTTGAAAACGACTCTACCACGGCCGTCCAATCTAGGTCAGTTTCATTAGCCGAGTAGGCGGGAGACATCGAGATCAATCGCAGTATCTTGAGCGTGGTGGTTGTTCCAACATAGTCTGTGAGAGCAGACGACAGGTTCTCACTGTGTCTGCCAGGATCGATAATCACAGTCAGCGATGTCACGTGGTTCAGCGAACACAGCTGGTGCAGAAGCCTTCCAAGTGGCGGAGCATCGGCTCCGTCATCAGCCTGTGAGGCGATGACGTTGCGGAAACAGTGGTACCTGAGTAAACGGAAAGCGTACCGATAGCAGGCAACCCCCAAGTGTTGCCAGAAAACGACCTTCTCCTCGGCGCCACTTTCTCGAAGGGCTTCGCAGACTTCTTGCAGGACGACGGCGCTCGCGGAGTCCCCATCTATGACCACGTGCTTCAGACTGTGCTTCGCCGAAAGCGCTCTGAAGAACAGAGCCCACTTCTGGGGTCGCCAGATGTGCAAGGGCAGCGTAAGTTCTTGCAGCGTCTCATTCTCTGTGAGAGCTGTCAGCCAGCCATCCCAAACAAAAGCACCTGTGTGGTGCTGATGACGACGGCAATGAACAATGTGAATACTGCGCAGCGTCTTATTCTTTGCAAATATGTTAGATACTTCTTCGACGCACTGCTCCAGCACCAACGCCCTCCTGAAGTCCAGTCTGGTGATGGTTTTGTTTTCCACGAGTCCTCGCAGTATCAACTGCATAGAGGTGCGGTAAAAAGAACGCTCTCCCACAAAGCTTAGCGTCGTTAAGGCAGTCGAACTCTTCAGGTACTCCGCGAAAGTGGCACACATTCCTTCTTGAGAGGAGGCTACGACTGCAGTGTTCAAAGAGAGTTCTTTCAGGGTTGAGCACGCCGTGATCGCAGTCAAGAATGCCTCAGCTTCCTTACGTTTCATGTACAAATTAGGAAGATGGAGAGACGTGAGCGACCTCGTCGTCAGCAAAAGGGACGTCAGTTCATCCAGAAAAGAGCACCGGCACTCCGCATTACTGGTGCACTCGAAGTGCTTCAAGTTTGGCAGGGTCGGCACGACCGCGCAGAAGATACGGTCAGGACCGATGCCCCGGCCGTACGAGTCCCGCAACTTGAGCGACTCGACGAATTGGTTTCCGCGGAGGGCGTCGCACAGGAGCTTGTCGTACAAGTTGAGCCAGCCCACCGTGACGTCGAAATGCGTCACGCAGTGATGCTTCTTGACGAGGCAGTGCAGCAGCGTGGCGACCCGGTGCAGTGTGTCCAGCGAGTAGTCCCTCATGTACGGGCAGTCGATGCTAGCTACGGTCAGCCCGCTGCGCTTTCGCGGTGTTTCTCTCAGTTCGAGCTTGGCCTGGGAAAGCACTTCGTTCCACACACTGAGGTGTCGAACGATGTGACACGCTCGGTCCTCGGTCGCAGTGCAAGGTGACGCGTAATCAACGGCATGACCCGAGAAGAAGCCCTTTATTCCTTCGATGTCTGCCTGGCCCACGTCGAACATCTTCAACGAATCGGCCCGACCAGTCGTCACCGGGAACTTCCTTGGGTCACCGCCTGCCATTTTACCTGGAAGGACAGATGAGTAGCTCTTCCAAAATCGATCATGCGCATGCCTTCATAGAGATAGTGCGTCTTGACGCATGAAATTTAAGCTATTCCATCTGTTTACCCTTAAAGTGGTGCATTAATTGGCTCGTTCCCCGAACTTTCTTCTTCGCCGTCCGGCTTGTCTTAGGCTCAAAGGCTGTTGGGAAGCGATGTTTGAATGTGACGTCAAGCATTCTCTCCCTCACCTTCTCACGTACGCGGCAGGTATACCCGTCCAGTTCGCGGTCCATGCAGTTTTGTCATCGTTCACTCTACGCTAGTGCATCGTGTTTTGTGCTCCGACTATCGGCAGGCATTCACTGCAGATTGCACCGCGGGTAGCTAGCCTTACACTGGTGACACAGAGCTAGGCACTCGGAGCttgtgctttattttgtttccgATGGCCACCTCGCGATGCCCCAGAGCGGAAGAATAGCGTAAGCTTTTCGTGCTGCTGTTAAAACGACGTTGAGACCAGCAAGCAGATGGGTATAGCAGACACTAGTGCACATTAATGGCAGATTAGACCAGACCTTTGAGAGCGCTTCTAAAGCGTTTCCATGGTCGCGTAAAGCGACAATGCAGCTGTACTACGGACCCAAATGACTTTACAGTCACATTACTCCGGACTTGTTAACACTATCATAACGCGCCATGATAGTATTATTGCCACGATAAAGCTTACCTATTTAAAGGACCACTGATTGTTCGCGGGGCTGCCCGAAATAGGAGCATTCGAATGTGCCATAAGGTAGAATGTTATAAGTTAACTCATATGCCTTGTTAGTGCAAGTGCTCACAATTTACGTATAATTTGCCTCGTGACGTGAGGCGAATGAGCTCGCAGCTCGATTGACGCAAGAGATCTAGATTTGGTGGCATAGTGTCCTCATAAATCGGCCGGCTCGCATTCGCGGGGATCACAGAGCCCATCCGAAGATGCCATCGGATTTAGCTTACACTCGCCACTCTCCCTTGTTCAGCGGTTCGAGCCCTTCGCGAACACACACAGACCTGGCACTCACCAGGGACGCCAGCCGATGTGTTTAGCTTACTCTTGTACTTGTTGAGTCTTGTTCTAGCTTCTTGATTCTTGTTCTCGCTTCTGACGTGGCTGTTGTTCTTGACGCTCAGACTCCACCACCGATGCCCTGTAGATTACTTCTTCTTCGTCGACCTTAGCACGAGAATCAGTAATCGTTCCTCTTGTTTTAATTTTCTACATCAATAGTGTTAAGATGAGTAAATCGTCAATGTACAAATGTGAAAAGAGTGTGCAACTAGCCTAAAAAATCGCGGTGGTGCCGTGGGTTCCATCTCCGCGCtaaaacaatgttttttttccctaaCAGCGAGACTGTCTGCCTGATGAAACCGCGTGGATTTCCATTGGTATACCTTCATGTATTGTGATGATGACTACAGTGACGACGAGGATGAAATCCGAAAATAAACTAACGAACAACATTATACATTATAATTTTTACTTTTAGCGTTTTCTGATGACAAATTCACGTAGTCAGACACTTGTGGGTGGTCACGGTGCGATTCTTTCGGTCTCGAACCACTTTACAGCGAAGGTCCTTCACCGCCTATTTGTCACCCCTCCACATGTTTCTTGTGGTGATCTCAGATATTCTTGGTTTGAGTAAAGTGTTTACTCTAAAACACGCAGTGATGGCTGACGCACTTACGTTGACCCGCTCATCTGAGCATCGCAACTATTCGCAAGTTCTGTCGTAGATCTCAGTTCTCGTGTGATCACCCCGATCTTCCATCAAGCACGCCGGCCATGTTCTCATGCTCACGTGACGCGCCAGGTACTTCGCAGCGTCATAGGGAACACACGAATGATAAACACATAATTCTGGGGACAACGTAGGGACGAAAAATCTAGTGTGACGTCAAAGCATCTATTCTTCGGAtccagccggcctgcggggagaCGCATGTTGGCTTATAAGTGCAATgacaatgatgatggtgattatgatggTTGTagtgatgataataatgatgaagAAGGACCTGTTTGCGGTAGGTGTAAAGAGCCAGAATAACTATTGTGAGTTGGAAGCTAGCCGAATGCGTGCATGGTATGCAACTGCAGATATATAAATCGAGATTAAGACTgataaacatgaaagaaaaaggcTCGATTCAGTTATAGAGACGTGAAGAAATGCACTAATTATGCATAACTGAGAAGCGATACAAACTTAATCCAAAGTATTGAATAGAGAATTGAAGCACAAAGCACAGAAGACCGCTCTATGAACAAAGTCGAAGCATAAGAAAATTGAAATAATTAGTGACAAGAGTAGAAGAAATGCtgatgaaaataaaattaaaggGAGCCTGGAAAAATTTAGGACAATTGTACTGAGtcattagggtaggtccttctgatcattaagggACGCATTTAAGTAgcccgcgtaaagcgtgtaatttattatgaggtttAGAAGAGGTGAATCGCTACCGATCGCTGCGATGCCACTCTCCTGAGTTTTCAGCCCAATTGATGTCATTTAAGGGAAAGCATTGGTTTGGGGAGATTGGCTCCCCAGGTGGCGTCACCGATAATTTTTTCCACCTTTACGATCAACGAATATTCTTCGTAATAGTTGTAATGCTTGTAAACTTGTTTCTATAAAATGTCACAGAAAGAGCATGCACAACGACAATTAATCGCTACACTCAAACACttgcggcacacagcaagtgtcgtctgcttgcgttacAACGTTCTCCGTGTTGACGTGAGCTGCGCTGGTCACTGTTGatctcgagcttttttttttcgcaagcacGGTTTTCTGgttacgttgtgggctgcagatcATGCGACTGGCGATacgtcaagctgcgacattgtgtcacTCTGCAGCAGAATACGCGAACAGAGTGGCCTCAGCGCATCGGCCGGTCGTTATCCGATCGGCTCCAGCATCTAGCC
This genomic window contains:
- the LOC139048933 gene encoding uncharacterized protein → MAGGDPRKFPVTTGRADSLKMFDVGQADIEGIKGFFSGHAVDYASPCTATEDRACHIVRHLSVWNEVLSQAKLELRETPRKRSGLTVASIDCPYMRDYSLDTLHRVATLLHCLVKKHHCVTHFDVTVGWLNLYDKLLCDALRGNQFVESLKLRDSYGRGIGPDRIFCAVVPTLPNLKHFECTSNAECRCSFLDELTSLLLTTRSLTSLHLPNLYMKRKEAEAFLTAITACSTLKELSLNTAVVASSQEGMCATFAEYLKSSTALTTLSFVGERSFYRTSMQLILRGLVENKTITRLDFRRALVLEQCVEEVSNIFAKNKTLRSIHIVHCRRHQHHTGAFVWDGWLTALTENETLQELTLPLHIWRPQKWALFFRALSAKHSLKHVVIDGDSASAVVLQEVCEALRESGAEEKVVFWQHLGVACYRYAFRLLRYHCFRNVIASQADDGADAPPLGRLLHQLCSLNHVTSLTVIIDPGRHSENLSSALTDYVGTTTTLKILRLISMSPAYSANETDLDWTAVVESFSRNSSLAELYVSATCMSEDDSKRMADVVNHSENIRRFSVSVRRGWNWASFVSRLSDGICRNYSLIEVEVPGYMNKDSFAIWDTARRNSRLVATASQFLAGANPDKTTAAALERVLRHRVLLEELAEIQSISEDEAAAALREEVRSFEGLHDFMRLAGVVKERVTCHRREDGRTQLDDLNEHCWIAIRRFLALGDVVDECGQSEPNRA